The Entomobacter blattae nucleotide sequence GTTACAAACATAGAGGGAAAGTGTACTTTCCTGCTCCATCTTTAAGGTGGGGGTAAAGTTTGGTATATGTTCATTTTGTCTCGGCAGGGCGAATATATAGCTTGTTATGTTAATTTAGGCCCCTTGGGGCTGCTTACTAAAAAGGATACACGGTAATGGCCACAGGCACCGTGAAATGGTTCAATACCACTAAGGGTTACGGTTTTATTATGCCAGAAGATGGCGGCAAAGATGTGTTTGTTCATATCACTGCCGTTCAGGCTGCAGGCTTGCGTGATTTGGCAGAAAATCAACGTATCAGCTATGAAGTTGTTACTGAGCGTGGGAAAGCAGCGGCAACAAACCTGAAGGTTCTGTAAGAATCTTTTTTGTTGTAGCGTAAGGGAAACCGCCTTTTGGCGGTTTTCTTTTTTTATAAAGGTTTTTTACGAGTGCTTACTTTTAGAGATTCGTCACATTCATTATAGGTTTAAACATAATAGGATAAGGTGATGATATTTTATGGCTTGGATATTGTACCCTTTATTTGGAATATCTCTACCAACAACGTAACAACTCAAGCAGGTTGAGTTTGAGAATGCCAGGACGGATAAAGGTTTTTCCTCTCCGTGTTGCGAGGAGGCAACCAATTTTGTTGAGCCGTGCGGCTAAACGAGGTGAGAGGGCTTATTAAAAAGCTTTTTTATCCAAAGAGTTTTGCCCAAGTGGCCTATGAGGGTGGTTATAAAGGGCGCATTGATTTTTTTAAAGTGCGTGCCTTAAAAGCGAGACATCAGATCAGCTCTAAAAAGCTGTCCTTGCACCATTCCTATCCTTAGCAAGCGTTTAAACCCTCGCGGATGAAGCCAATGTCGCTGTGTGGGGATTATAATTTTCTTGTTTTTGCCGATGCTTTTTATCTCTTTGGTCAGGCTTTTACAGCGGATGGCCATGGATTTGCTTTTGCCTTGAAATATTCTTATCTTGGATTGTTCTTTTTTATCAGCTGGCCTTCATGGTGAGAGTTTTTTGTTGTGAA carries:
- a CDS encoding cold-shock protein translates to MATGTVKWFNTTKGYGFIMPEDGGKDVFVHITAVQAAGLRDLAENQRISYEVVTERGKAAATNLKVL